A DNA window from Zonotrichia albicollis isolate bZonAlb1 chromosome 2, bZonAlb1.hap1, whole genome shotgun sequence contains the following coding sequences:
- the CHST10 gene encoding carbohydrate sulfotransferase 10: MAHMHADNMHHQWLLLAACFWVIFMFMVASKFITLTFKDPDGYGAKQEPLILTAVTKVEEVHVPEEKHWPEEFQPTGKAFSGNLIRQPLVHMERLELLRNACRDTALRDLSHTAVSKFVLDRIFVCDKHKILFCQTPKVGNTQWKKVLIVLNGAFSSIEEIPENIVHDHEKNGLPRLSSFSDSEIKKRLNLYFKFFIVRDPFERLISAFKDKFVHNPRFEPWYRHEIAPGIIRKYRKNRTETKGLQFEDFVRYLGDPNHRWLDLQFGDHIIHWVTYVELCAPCEITYSVIGHHETLEDDAPYILKAAGIDHLVSYPTIPPGITVYNRTKVERYFSGISKRDIRRLYARFEGDFKLFGYREPDFLLN, encoded by the exons ATGGCTCACATGCATGCTGACAACATGCACCACCAGTGGCTGCTGCTAGCTGCATGCTTTTGGGTGATATTCATGTTCATGGTTGCTAGCAAGTTTATCACATTGACTTTTAAAGACCCAGATG GCTATGGTGCCAAGCAAGAGCCATTGATTCTGACAGCTGTGACAAAAGTGGAGGAGGTACATGTGCCAGAGGAAAAACATTGGCCTGAAGAATTCCAG CCAACTGGAAAAGCATTTTCAGGAAATCTGATCCGCCAACCCCTGGTTCATATGGAAAGACTTGAGCTTCTCAGGAATGCCTGCAGAGACACTGCATTGAGAGATCTCTCTCATACTGCAGTTTCCAAATTCGTCTTGGACCGAATATTTGTGTGTGACAAGCACAAGATCCTGTTTTGTCAGACGCCAAAAGTGGGCAACACTCAGTGGAAAAAAGTCTTGATCGTTTTAAATG GAGCATTTTCTTCCATAGAAGAGATCCCAGAAAACATTGTACATGATCATGAGAAGAATGGCCTTCCGCGCTTGTCCTCTTTCAGTGACTCTGAAATTAAAAAACG ACTGAATTTATACTTCAAGTTTTTTATTGTTAGAGATCCATTTGAAAGACTTATTTCTGCGTTTAAGGACAAGTTTGTGCACAATCCTCGGTTTGAACCTTGGTACCGGCATGAAATAGCTCCCGGCATCATCCGTAAGTACAGGAAGAACCGCACAGAGACCAAAGGGCTGCAGTTTGAGGATTTTGTGCGCTACCTGGGGGACCCCAATCACCGATGGCTGGATCTTCAGTTTGGTGACCACATCATTCACTGGGTAACATACGTGGAACTTTGTGCTCCCTGTGAAATCACATACAGTGTGATCGGACACCACGAGACCCTGGAGGACGATGCTCCGTATATCTTGAAAGCAGCAGGCATAGACCACTTGGTATCATACCCCACAATCCCCCCAGGCATAACAGTGTACAACAGAACAAAAGTAGAGAGGTATTTTTCAGGAATTAGCAAGAGAGACATAAGACGCCTCTATGCACGATTTGAAGGTGATTTTAAACTCTTCGGTTATCGTGAGCCTGATTTCTTACTTAACTGA